In Chanodichthys erythropterus isolate Z2021 chromosome 11, ASM2448905v1, whole genome shotgun sequence, a single window of DNA contains:
- the LOC137030200 gene encoding uncharacterized protein encodes MSKWVVEAISLAYESSGQPSPLAVQAHSTRETFTFLSHRKPRLPPRRPTLIHGGPPKRYRLHTERKVLDDHAKVRKWTYGIKDTSKRKKIVLLVGETGAGKTTLINTMVNYLLGVKFEEELWYEITEEEARDQSESQTSEITMYEVCPVKNPLSLTIIDTPGYGDTRGLEKDLEVAENLSMLFQNNDGVCEIDAVCFVIQASKNRLSDRQHYIISSILSLFGKDIVNNIVFLITHSDGLPSKNVIGAINKAKIPCRRDHNNQPVYFLFNNRQAEARHTKERLIRAQRDAWEDSMDGMKDFLQSLDEKNRRSLELTSNVLIERIQFEASICNLQLRVQEKELKKAEKIQIQQAIMQNKDKIEECKNFNIHVKKTVKMKVPIQSASWKHRKATTCTVCEENCHEFDCWWVSDPSKCEVMKKGYCTVCTGKCHHSKHVKENKKYVMSTSSFMMEFDSIKKEYEKAQEQTKTYLVIMKHLDKDLKEIEDQKSILLHEAYKNIKNLSQIALKPDSAFTLQHLDFFIPRVRETGKEDWVRELEEMRRKAVAEEANKDALSYLRAGLAKLFLGDNQ; translated from the exons atgagcaagtgggtggtcgaggccatctctctTGCTTATGAGTCCTCCGGACAGCCTTCACCCTTGGCTGTCCAGGCTCACTCTACTaggg AAACATTCACCTTCTTATCTCACAGGAAACCGAGACTTCCACCACGCAGACCAACTCTTATTCATGGAGGACCTCCAAAACGATATCGTCTACATACAGAGAGAAAAGTGCTTGATGATCATGCAAAAGTCAGAAAATGGACTTATGGGATAAAAGACACCAGTAAACGAAAGAAAATTGTGCTGCTGGTGGGAGAGACCGGCGCTGGCAAGACGACTCTCATCAACACCATGGTCAACTACTTACTGGGAGTGAAGTTTGAAGAAGAACTATGGTATGAAATCACAGAAGAAGAAGCCAGAGACCAATCAGAATCACAAACATCTGAAATCACCATGTATGAGGTCTGTCCTGTAAAGAATCCTTTATCTCTCACCATCATCGATACTCCAGGATATGGAGACACTAGAGGACTGGAAAAAGATCTGGAAGTTGCTGAGAATTTATCAATGCTGTTTCAGAACAATGATGGAGTTTGTGAGATTGACGCTGTGTGTTTTGTGATTCAAGCATCTAAGAATCGTCTCTCAGACAGACAGCATTACATTATCAGTTCAATTCTGTCTTTGTTTGGAAAAGACATTGtgaacaacattgtgtttttaatcaCACACTCTGATGGTCTGCCATCCAAAAACGTCATTGGTGCCATTAATAAAGCTAAAATCCCCTGCAGACGAGACCACAATAACCAACCTGTTTATTTCTTATTCAACAATAGGCAGGCTGAAGCCCGTCACACTAAAGAACGTCTTATTCGTGCTCAAAGAGACGCCTGGGAAGACAGCATGGATGGCATGAAGGACTTCCTTCAGTCTCTGGATGAGAAGAACAGAAGAAGTTTAGAGTTGACTTCAAATGTCCTGATAGAGCGCATTCAATTTGAAGCGTCCATTTGCAACTTACAGCTGCGAGTTCAAGAGAAAGAGCTGAAAAAGGCTGAAAAAATTCAGATCCAGCAGGCAATAATGCAAAACAAGGATAAGATTGAGGAGTGTAAAAACTTCAACATTCACgtaaaaaaaactgtcaaaatgAAGGTTCCTATTCAAAGTGCTTCATGGAAGCACAGGAAGGCGACGACCTGCACCGTCTGTGAGGAAAACTGCCATGAGTTTGACTGCTGGTGGGTTTCTGATCCCAGCAAATGTGAAGTCATGAAAAAAGGCTACTGCACCGTGTGCACAGGGAAGTGCCACCACAGCAAACACgtcaaagaaaacaaaaaatatgtcaTGAGCACCTCAAGCTTCATGATGGAATTTGACTCCATAAAAAAGGAATATGAAAAAGCTCAAGAACAAACCAAGACATATTTGGTTATAATGAAACATCTTGACAAAGATCTGAAGGAGATTGAGGACCAAAAGTCAATTCTTCTGCATGAAGCTTACAAGAACATCAAGAATCTGTCTCAGATCGCATTAAAGCCAGACTCGGCCTTCACTCTTCAGCATCTGGACTTCTTCATCCCCAGAGTGAGGGAGACTGGGAAAGAAGACTGGGTCAGAGAGCTGGAGGAAATGAGGAGAAAAGCTGTAGCTGAAGAAGCCAATAAAGATGCTCTGAGTTATCTGAGAGCCGGTCTGGCAAAACTTTTCCTTGGTGACAATCAATAA
- the LOC137030201 gene encoding uncharacterized protein, with protein sequence MESSQKHSQRSNSMNEGSNVPRPSLPPRRLALIHRGPPKRFLLHTERKVLDDNGKVRKWTFGKKDTRKANKIVLLVGETGAGKTTLINTMVNYLLGVKFEDEIWYEITEEEARDQSESQTSEITMYEVFPIKSPISLTIIDTPGYGDTRGLEKDLEVAENLSMLFQNNDGVCEIDAVCFVIQASKNRLSDRQHYIISSILSLFGKDIVKNIIFLITHSDGMEPNNVIGAINKARIPCRRDHNNQPVYFLFNNRQADARHTKERHIRAQRDAWEDSMGGMKHFLQSLTLKNRRSLELTSDVLTERIQFEASICNLQLRVQEKELKKSEKLQIQEAMKVNREKIEESTNFIFKVKKTVKTKVPIESKSWKHRKATTCTICEENCHEFDCWWVSNPSKCEVMKNGYCTVCTGKCHHSKHVKEDKKYVISTSSTTMEFDSIKKEYEKAQEQTKTFLVLMEHIDKDLKEIEEQKSILLSDAYQNIKHLSQIALKPDSAFTLQHLDFFIPRVREAGKVNWARELEEMRRKAVAEEANKDALSYLKAGLAKLFLGEHQ encoded by the exons ATGGAATCATCCCAAAAACACTCTCAGCGCAGCAACAGCATGAATGAAGGTTCCAATGTGCC AAGGCCAAGTCTTCCACCACGCAGACTAGCTTTGATTCACAGAGGACCTCCAAAAAGATTCCTTCTACACACAGAGAGAAAAGTGCTTGATGATAATGGAAAAGTCAGAAAATGGACTTTTGGGAAAAAAGACACCAGAAAAGCAAACAAAATTGTGCTGTTGGTGGGAGAGACCGGCGCTGGCAAGACGACTCTCATCAACACCATGGTCAACTACTTACTGGGAGTGAAGTTTGAGGATGAAATATGGTATGAAATCACAGAAGAAGAAGCCAGAGACCAATCAGAATCACAAACATCTGAAATCACCATGTATGAGGTCTTTCCTATTAAAAGTCCCATATCTCTCACCATCATCGATACTCCAGGATACGGAGACACTAGAGGACTGGAAAAAGATCTGGAAGTTGCTGAGAATTTATCCATGCTGTTTCAGAACAATGATGGAGTTTGTGAAATCGATGCTGTGTGTTTTGTGATTCAAGCATCTAAAAATCGTCTCTCAGACAGACAGCATTACATTATCAGTTCAATTCTGTCTTTGTTCGGAAAAGACATtgtgaaaaatattatttttttaatcactcACTCAGATGGTATGGAACCCAATAATGTCATCGGCGCAATTAATAAAGCTAGAATCCCCTGCAGACGAGACCACAATAACCAACCTGTTTATTTCTTGTTCAACAACCGGCAGGCTGACGCCCGTCACACTAAAGAACGTCATATTCGTGCTCAAAGAGACGCCTGGGAAGACAGCATGGGTGGCATGAAGCATTTCCTTCAATCTCTGACTCTAAAGAACAGAAGAAGTTTGGAGTTGACTTCAGATGTCCTGACAGAGCGCATTCAATTTGAAGCGTCCATCTGCAACTTACAGCTGCGAGTTCAAGAGAAAGAGctgaaaaagtctgaaaaacTTCAGATCCAGGAGGCAATGAAAGTAAACAGGGAAAAGATTGAGGAGAGTACAAATTTTATCTTTAAAGTAAAAAAGACTGTGAAAACAAAGGTGCCCATTGAGAGCAAGTCATGGAAGCACAGGAAGGCGACGACCTGCACCATCTGTGAGGAAAACTGCCATGAGTTTGACTGCTGGTGGGTTTCTAATCCCAGCAAATGTGAAGTCATGAAAAATGGATACTGCACCGTGTGCACAGGGAAGTGTCACCACAGCAAACACGTCAAAGAAGACAAGAAATATGTCATCAGCACCTCAAGCACGACAATGGAGTTTGACTCTATAAAAAAGGAATATGAAAAAGCTCAAGAACAAACCAAGACATTTTTGGTTTTAATGGAACATATTGACAAAGATCTGAAGGAGATTGAGGAACAAAAGTCAATTCTTCTGTCTGATGCTTACCAGAACATCAAGCATCTGTCTCAGATCGCATTAAAGCCAGACTCAGCCTTCACTCTTCAGCATCTGGACTTCTTCATCCCCAGAGTGAGGGAGGCTGGGAAAGTAAACTGGGCCCGAGAGCTGGAGGAAATGAGGAGAAAAGCTGTAGCTGAAGAAGCAAATAAAGACGCTCTGAGTTATCTGAAAGCTGGTCTGGCAAAACTGTTCCTTGGTGAGCATCAATGA